One segment of Pleomorphomonas sp. PLEO DNA contains the following:
- a CDS encoding LysR family transcriptional regulator, whose amino-acid sequence MDRFDAMRIFTRVAERRSFTLAAEDLGLPRSTVTDAVKSLERRLGVRLLQRTTRHVAPTLDGEAYHQRCLAILADVEDAEGAFAGCKPQGQLRIDVHGTLARRFVLPGLPGFLETYPDITLLMTEGDRLADLVREGIDCVLRVGEPRDTDMIGRRVALLDEVTLASPGYIARHGRPERLADLDDGHRMVGFHSSATGAVLPLEFPEDGEVRAITLPRVITVNAAESYVAAARLGLGLIQVPRYHVEAALAAGELIEILPDHPPKPTPVSLLYPRTRQLSPRVRVFADWLTAEFARARSG is encoded by the coding sequence ATGGATCGCTTCGACGCCATGCGCATCTTCACCCGCGTTGCCGAGCGCCGCTCGTTCACGCTGGCCGCCGAAGATCTGGGCCTGCCGCGCTCGACGGTGACAGACGCGGTGAAAAGCCTGGAGCGGCGGCTGGGCGTGCGCCTGTTGCAGCGCACCACCCGCCACGTGGCGCCAACGCTGGACGGCGAGGCCTATCATCAGCGGTGCCTGGCCATTCTCGCCGATGTCGAGGATGCCGAAGGCGCCTTCGCCGGCTGCAAGCCGCAGGGCCAGTTGCGCATCGACGTGCACGGCACGCTGGCCCGCCGCTTCGTGCTGCCCGGCCTGCCGGGCTTTCTGGAAACCTACCCCGACATCACCTTGCTGATGACCGAGGGTGACCGCCTCGCCGATCTGGTGCGCGAGGGCATCGACTGCGTGCTGAGGGTCGGCGAACCGCGCGACACCGACATGATCGGCCGCCGCGTCGCCCTGCTCGACGAGGTGACGCTGGCCTCACCCGGCTACATCGCCCGCCACGGCCGGCCCGAACGCCTCGCCGATCTTGACGACGGCCACCGCATGGTCGGCTTTCATTCCAGCGCCACCGGCGCCGTACTGCCGCTGGAGTTCCCGGAAGATGGCGAAGTGCGCGCGATAACGCTGCCGCGCGTCATCACCGTCAACGCCGCCGAAAGCTACGTCGCCGCCGCCCGGCTCGGATTGGGGCTGATCCAGGTGCCGCGCTACCACGTGGAGGCGGCGCTCGCCGCCGGCGAGCTGATCGAGATCCTGCCCGACCATCCGCCAAAGCCGACGCCGGTATCGCTGCTCTATCCGCGCACCCGCCAGCTATCGCCACGCGTCCGCGTATTCGCCGACTGGCTGACCGCCGAATTCGCCAGGGCGAGAAGCGGCTAA
- a CDS encoding SDR family oxidoreductase: MTTTTHPAAKVAIVTGASRGIGAAIARRLAHDGFTIVVNYAGNAAAAEAVVTDIEQSGGRAVAHQADVADAAAVARMFESVEAAFGRIDVAVNNAGIMKLSRLIDADDAGIDATIAVNLKGSLNVMREAARRLGDGGRIVNFSTSVIGLRLETYGVYAATKAAIEALTGVLAKELRGRSITVNAVAPGPTATDLFLTGKSDELIDRMAKMNPLERLGTPEDIAAAVAFLVGPDGGWINGQVIRANGGML; encoded by the coding sequence ATGACCACCACCACGCATCCCGCCGCCAAGGTCGCCATCGTCACCGGCGCCTCGCGCGGCATCGGCGCGGCGATCGCCCGCCGCCTTGCCCACGACGGCTTCACCATCGTCGTCAACTATGCCGGCAACGCCGCCGCCGCCGAGGCGGTGGTGACCGACATCGAGCAGAGCGGCGGCCGCGCTGTCGCCCATCAGGCCGATGTCGCCGATGCCGCCGCCGTGGCCCGCATGTTCGAGTCCGTCGAGGCGGCTTTCGGGCGGATCGACGTCGCCGTCAACAACGCCGGCATCATGAAGCTATCGCGCCTTATCGACGCCGACGACGCCGGGATCGACGCCACCATCGCCGTCAATCTGAAGGGCAGCCTCAACGTCATGCGCGAGGCGGCGCGCCGGCTCGGCGATGGCGGCCGTATCGTCAACTTCTCCACCTCGGTGATCGGGCTGCGGCTTGAGACCTACGGCGTTTATGCCGCCACCAAGGCGGCCATCGAGGCGCTGACCGGCGTGCTCGCCAAGGAGCTGCGCGGCCGGTCGATCACCGTCAACGCCGTGGCGCCAGGGCCGACGGCCACCGACCTGTTCCTCACTGGCAAGTCGGACGAACTGATCGACCGCATGGCCAAGATGAACCCGCTGGAGCGCCTCGGCACGCCCGAGGATATCGCCGCCGCCGTCGCCTTCCTGGTTGGCCCCGATGGCGGCTGGATCAATGGCCAAGTCATCCGCGCCAACGGCGGCATGCTCTGA
- a CDS encoding SDR family oxidoreductase: MSKVILVTGASSGFGRLTVEALARAGHTVWASMRDIGGRNAGNVAALAKLADEAGVDLRSVELDVQSQASVDAAVARVIAESGRIDVLIHNAGHMAYGPAEAFTPEQYALLYDINVVSTQRVNRAVLPHMRARRDGLVVWVSSSSVAGGTPPWLAPYFGAKAAMDAIAVQYARELALWGIETSIIVPGAFTSGTNHFAHAGAPADAAVAADYEAGPYAGWGDRIRDAFAAIVPEDADASLVADAIVDVVGQPFGARPFRVHIDPSRDGADVGFAVTDRLREEMLRRVGFDELLKPRAK, translated from the coding sequence ATGTCCAAAGTCATTCTTGTTACCGGTGCGTCGAGCGGGTTCGGTCGGCTCACTGTTGAGGCGCTGGCTCGCGCCGGGCACACCGTATGGGCGTCGATGCGCGATATCGGCGGGCGGAACGCTGGGAACGTGGCGGCGTTGGCCAAGCTGGCAGATGAGGCCGGCGTCGATCTCAGGAGCGTCGAGCTCGACGTTCAGTCGCAGGCGTCGGTGGATGCCGCCGTGGCGCGCGTCATTGCCGAAAGCGGCCGGATCGACGTGCTGATCCACAATGCCGGCCACATGGCCTATGGCCCAGCCGAGGCCTTCACGCCCGAGCAGTATGCTTTGCTCTACGACATCAACGTGGTGAGCACCCAGCGGGTCAATCGCGCCGTGCTGCCGCACATGCGGGCACGCCGCGACGGGCTCGTCGTCTGGGTATCGTCGAGCAGTGTGGCCGGGGGCACGCCGCCGTGGCTTGCGCCTTACTTCGGCGCCAAGGCGGCGATGGACGCCATTGCCGTGCAATATGCTCGCGAGCTGGCGCTGTGGGGGATCGAGACCTCGATCATCGTGCCGGGCGCCTTCACCTCCGGCACCAACCACTTCGCCCATGCCGGCGCGCCCGCCGATGCCGCTGTCGCCGCCGATTACGAAGCCGGCCCCTATGCCGGCTGGGGTGACCGCATCCGCGATGCCTTCGCGGCGATCGTGCCGGAGGACGCCGACGCCTCGCTGGTGGCGGATGCCATCGTTGATGTGGTGGGCCAGCCGTTTGGCGCGCGGCCCTTCCGCGTCCACATCGACCCGAGCCGCGATGGCGCTGATGTCGGCTTCGCCGTCACCGATCGCCTGCGCGAGGAGATGCTGCGCCGGGTGGGCTTCGATGAGTTGCTGAAGCCCAGAGCCAAGTGA
- a CDS encoding helix-turn-helix domain-containing protein, translating into MLSIPLSFVVSFILCLILVRMIRHGAEKFGLFPLLVAVFAVQATVSGLNWDMGWRPARMIQPVLAALLPALSFVAFDRLRHHARARPLWPHLLPAGLIALLVAFRGEAIDPALFVICIGYGVALLAVARHGPSALSAVRFSDERTAYRALLAIAALLIVTAVGDAAISVDLFLGNGDRARTLLVAAKLLWLGVAGYAATVAGDSRPEPEVEADVGGERRTAEEAALSAAPPDDDTAEADAAVVGRIEALMAEKQLYRDPDLTLERLARRAGIPARQISAALNRIHGRNVSQVVNEYRVRDAQRRLKETDDTVTVVMLEAGFGTKSNFNREFLRVTGMTPSAYRRAGSRGH; encoded by the coding sequence ATGCTGTCGATCCCCTTGTCGTTCGTCGTCTCGTTCATCCTCTGCCTCATTCTCGTGCGGATGATCCGGCACGGAGCGGAGAAGTTCGGCCTGTTTCCGCTGCTGGTCGCGGTGTTCGCCGTGCAGGCCACCGTGTCCGGGCTGAACTGGGACATGGGCTGGCGGCCAGCGCGGATGATCCAGCCGGTTCTCGCCGCGCTGTTGCCGGCCCTGTCCTTTGTGGCCTTCGACCGGCTGCGCCACCATGCGCGGGCACGGCCGTTGTGGCCGCACCTGCTGCCGGCGGGGTTGATCGCGCTGCTGGTCGCCTTCCGGGGCGAGGCGATCGATCCTGCGCTGTTCGTGATCTGCATCGGCTACGGCGTGGCGCTTCTCGCCGTGGCGCGGCACGGGCCGAGCGCGCTCTCCGCCGTGCGCTTCAGTGACGAGCGAACGGCCTATCGGGCGCTTCTCGCCATTGCCGCGCTGCTCATCGTCACCGCCGTCGGCGACGCGGCGATCTCGGTCGACCTGTTCCTCGGCAATGGCGACAGGGCGCGAACGCTGCTGGTGGCCGCCAAGCTGCTGTGGCTGGGTGTTGCCGGCTATGCCGCCACCGTGGCCGGCGACAGTCGCCCCGAACCAGAGGTGGAAGCGGACGTTGGAGGCGAGAGGAGAACGGCCGAGGAGGCCGCCCTCTCGGCCGCTCCTCCCGATGACGACACCGCCGAGGCGGATGCCGCCGTGGTCGGGCGCATCGAAGCGCTGATGGCGGAAAAGCAGCTTTACCGCGACCCCGACCTGACGCTGGAGCGCCTCGCCCGCCGCGCCGGCATTCCCGCCCGGCAGATCTCGGCGGCGCTCAACCGCATCCATGGCCGCAATGTGTCGCAGGTGGTCAACGAGTATCGGGTGCGCGACGCGCAGCGGCGGCTGAAAGAGACCGACGATACGGTGACCGTGGTGATGCTGGAGGCCGGCTTCGGCACCAAGTCCAACTTCAACCGCGAGTTCCTCAGGGTGACGGGCATGACGCCGAGCGCCTATCGGCGGGCCGGATCGAGGGGCCATTAG
- a CDS encoding antitoxin MazE family protein produces the protein MSSLSSPKSSRVKVSEHRARLRAQGLRPIQIWVPDVRAPSFKAEAHRQSLAVAASAEAAEDQAFIDAVSDWGDE, from the coding sequence ATGTCCTCTCTATCTAGCCCCAAGTCGTCGCGCGTGAAGGTCAGCGAGCACCGCGCCCGTCTGCGCGCCCAAGGGCTGCGTCCCATCCAGATCTGGGTGCCGGATGTGCGCGCGCCGTCGTTCAAGGCTGAGGCACACCGCCAATCGCTCGCTGTCGCCGCGAGCGCCGAGGCAGCGGAGGACCAGGCGTTTATCGATGCCGTGAGCGACTGGGGCGATGAATGA
- a CDS encoding type II toxin-antitoxin system PemK/MazF family toxin — protein sequence MRRGDIWTVSGGKDYAGKPRPVVIVQDDSFDGMDSITVCAFTSNATKAPLFRLPVEASERNGLHLASRLMVDKINTVPKSKLGDRIGRLDDEDIVRLNQAMLVFLGLAVSPKGRAGG from the coding sequence ATGAGGCGGGGTGACATCTGGACCGTTTCGGGTGGCAAGGATTACGCTGGCAAGCCGCGCCCTGTGGTGATCGTCCAGGATGACAGCTTCGACGGAATGGACTCGATCACCGTTTGCGCGTTCACCTCGAACGCCACCAAGGCGCCTCTGTTTCGTTTGCCTGTGGAGGCCAGCGAGCGTAACGGCTTGCACCTTGCCTCTCGCCTGATGGTCGACAAGATCAACACCGTTCCGAAGTCCAAGCTCGGCGATCGGATCGGACGACTTGATGATGAGGACATCGTGCGCCTCAATCAGGCAATGTTGGTGTTTCTGGGTTTGGCCGTTTCTCCGAAGGGAAGAGCTGGCGGCTGA
- a CDS encoding MFS transporter yields MASSHTSALPPVATSIDPHVWTVLAVAVGTQTAGSFVSQGIYILVPFWRDALGVSLASASLAVTVMNGVQIATMFMLGRAIDLYGERKVVGLAMLGMALAMAGAASLANGLPALLLAMAFLGGTYAAVQPGGTRAIMRWFPPRHRGIATGFRQAAVPFGTMIAAAVLPYLALHHGWHAAVWVGAAVSVLGAALFWGLYREGDEVLSKAERPLPLRDLIRAVGANRDFWPVLRLGIAMSAFQFTLTAHVIGFLADGLGLGLMAAASLFAATELAGIPGRVLLPWLSDRFRPGRRVQSFGIVSLIAAGAALALALLPAGLPLPVVAIVLAVLGWFGIGWFPIYLLQIAESAPKGSIASTVAFASTICLAVMALGPYLFGLIVDHVGYTAAWAALILPVVALALPLLRGRVAG; encoded by the coding sequence ATGGCCTCCTCGCACACCTCTGCCCTGCCACCCGTCGCGACCTCCATCGATCCCCACGTCTGGACGGTTCTGGCGGTGGCCGTTGGCACGCAGACCGCCGGCTCCTTCGTGTCGCAAGGCATCTACATTCTGGTGCCCTTCTGGCGCGACGCCCTCGGCGTGTCGCTCGCCTCGGCCTCGCTGGCCGTCACCGTGATGAACGGCGTGCAGATCGCCACCATGTTCATGCTCGGCCGCGCCATCGACCTTTACGGCGAGCGCAAAGTGGTGGGCCTTGCCATGCTGGGCATGGCGCTGGCCATGGCCGGCGCCGCCAGTCTGGCCAACGGCCTGCCGGCGCTGCTGCTGGCCATGGCCTTCCTCGGTGGCACCTACGCGGCGGTGCAGCCCGGCGGCACACGGGCCATCATGCGCTGGTTTCCGCCCCGCCATCGCGGCATCGCCACCGGCTTCCGGCAGGCCGCCGTGCCCTTCGGCACCATGATCGCGGCGGCGGTGCTGCCCTATCTGGCGCTCCACCACGGCTGGCACGCGGCGGTGTGGGTGGGCGCGGCGGTGTCGGTGCTGGGCGCGGCGCTGTTCTGGGGATTGTATCGCGAGGGCGACGAGGTGCTGAGCAAGGCCGAGCGGCCGCTACCGCTCCGCGACCTGATCCGCGCCGTCGGCGCCAACCGGGATTTCTGGCCGGTGCTGCGGCTCGGCATTGCCATGTCGGCCTTCCAGTTCACGCTGACCGCCCATGTGATCGGCTTTCTGGCCGATGGCCTCGGCCTGGGGCTTATGGCCGCCGCCTCGCTGTTCGCCGCCACGGAACTCGCCGGCATCCCCGGGCGCGTGCTGCTGCCCTGGCTGAGCGACCGCTTCCGGCCGGGCCGGCGCGTCCAGTCGTTCGGCATCGTATCGCTGATAGCGGCCGGCGCCGCGCTCGCCCTCGCCCTGCTGCCGGCCGGCCTACCGCTGCCGGTCGTCGCCATCGTGCTGGCGGTGCTCGGCTGGTTCGGCATCGGCTGGTTCCCGATCTACCTGCTGCAGATCGCCGAGAGCGCGCCCAAGGGCTCCATCGCCTCCACCGTCGCCTTCGCCTCCACCATCTGTCTGGCGGTGATGGCGCTCGGCCCCTACCTGTTCGGGCTGATCGTCGATCATGTCGGCTACACCGCCGCCTGGGCGGCGCTGATCCTGCCGGTGGTGGCGCTGGCGCTGCCACTGTTGCGGGGGCGAGTGGCGGGGTGA
- a CDS encoding LysR family transcriptional regulator, with protein MMAMRLLDPEAVEAFLLVAELQSFTRAAGLLNTTQAAVSLRLRRLEDLLGQRLLERTPRHVRLTAAGERFVGPAREFVSAGRRAAEAFAEGPSRLAIGITHHLVGPDLPRLLRVVSEREAGVTLHLRTAGTRALLDLYDAGALDAVIVLRHDESRRGGEVLLTESFGWFAAPDFASPLGAPVPLAIQPEPCSLRAMALRALAAAGIPWQEAFVGTGATAVGAAAEAGLAVALLAHRAAPNGVVDMGDKLGLPPLPQRDAVMHSNVTGARAASALSRIAGAFRAMPG; from the coding sequence ATGATGGCCATGCGCTTGCTTGATCCCGAGGCGGTGGAAGCCTTCCTTCTCGTTGCCGAACTTCAGTCGTTCACCCGGGCGGCCGGCCTGCTCAACACCACGCAGGCGGCCGTTTCGCTGCGCCTGCGTCGGCTGGAAGACCTGCTGGGCCAGCGCCTTCTGGAGCGGACGCCGCGCCACGTGCGGCTGACCGCCGCCGGCGAGCGTTTCGTCGGCCCGGCGCGCGAGTTCGTCTCCGCCGGGCGGCGGGCGGCCGAGGCGTTCGCCGAAGGGCCGAGCCGGCTTGCCATCGGCATCACCCACCACCTCGTCGGCCCCGATCTGCCGCGCCTGTTGCGCGTGGTCAGCGAGCGGGAGGCCGGCGTGACGCTGCATCTGCGCACCGCCGGCACGCGGGCTCTGCTCGACCTCTACGATGCCGGCGCGCTCGACGCCGTCATCGTGCTGCGCCACGACGAGAGCCGGCGGGGCGGCGAGGTGCTGCTGACCGAGAGCTTCGGCTGGTTCGCGGCGCCGGATTTCGCCTCACCGCTCGGCGCGCCGGTGCCGCTCGCCATCCAGCCCGAGCCGTGCAGCCTGCGGGCCATGGCGCTCCGGGCGCTCGCGGCCGCCGGCATCCCCTGGCAGGAAGCCTTCGTCGGCACCGGGGCCACGGCCGTCGGCGCCGCCGCCGAAGCCGGCCTCGCGGTGGCCCTGCTCGCCCACCGCGCCGCGCCGAACGGCGTCGTCGACATGGGCGACAAACTCGGCCTGCCGCCGCTGCCCCAACGCGACGCGGTGATGCACTCCAACGTCACGGGCGCACGGGCGGCCTCGGCGCTGAGCCGCATCGCCGGGGCGTTCCGGGCAATGCCGGGGTGA
- the bioB gene encoding biotin synthase BioB: protein MSAADGTIRQDWTVDEIAALHDLPLLELIGRANAVHRAHHDPNRVRKASLLSIKTGGCPENCAYCPQSAHHREVALTKDRLMDPAKVIALAETARDAGAERFCMGAAWREVRDGAEFDAVIDMVRGVRALGMEACVTLGMLKPHQAERLAAAGLTAYNHNLDTSPEFYGRIITTRTYQDRLDTLALVRSFGVDLCCGGIIGMGETVRDRASMLRVLAGMDPHPESVPINALVPVKGTPLADRPTVDPLDLVRMVATARLVLPGSTVRLSAGRSALNREAQILCLVAGANSVFYGDKLLTTPNAEIGEDADLFAAIGDRACPLKESGAVGQMAGASAETCHCPH from the coding sequence GTGAGCGCCGCCGACGGAACCATCCGGCAGGACTGGACGGTGGACGAGATCGCCGCCCTCCACGACCTGCCGCTGCTCGAGCTGATCGGCCGCGCCAACGCCGTTCACCGCGCCCATCACGATCCCAACCGGGTGCGGAAGGCCAGCCTGCTCTCCATCAAGACCGGCGGCTGCCCCGAGAACTGCGCCTATTGCCCGCAGTCGGCCCACCACCGCGAGGTGGCGCTGACCAAGGACCGGCTGATGGACCCGGCCAAGGTGATCGCGCTGGCCGAAACCGCCCGCGATGCCGGCGCCGAGCGCTTCTGCATGGGCGCCGCCTGGCGCGAGGTGCGCGACGGCGCCGAGTTCGACGCCGTCATCGACATGGTCCGGGGCGTTCGCGCCCTCGGCATGGAGGCCTGCGTCACCTTGGGCATGCTGAAGCCGCACCAGGCCGAGCGCCTCGCGGCGGCCGGCCTCACCGCCTACAACCACAACCTCGACACCAGCCCCGAGTTCTACGGCCGGATCATCACCACCCGCACCTATCAAGACCGGCTGGATACCTTGGCTCTGGTGCGCTCCTTCGGCGTCGATCTCTGCTGCGGCGGCATCATCGGCATGGGCGAGACGGTGCGCGACCGCGCCTCCATGCTGCGGGTGCTGGCCGGCATGGATCCGCACCCGGAAAGCGTGCCGATCAACGCGCTGGTGCCGGTCAAGGGCACACCGCTGGCCGACCGTCCCACGGTCGATCCGCTCGATCTGGTGCGCATGGTGGCCACCGCCCGCCTGGTACTGCCGGGCTCCACGGTGCGCCTGTCGGCCGGCCGCTCGGCGCTCAACCGCGAGGCGCAGATCCTCTGTCTGGTGGCCGGCGCCAACTCGGTGTTCTACGGCGACAAGCTGCTCACCACGCCCAACGCCGAGATCGGCGAGGACGCCGACCTGTTCGCCGCCATCGGCGATCGCGCTTGCCCGCTGAAGGAGTCGGGGGCCGTCGGCCAGATGGCCGGGGCGAGCGCCGAGACCTGTCACTGTCCTCACTGA
- a CDS encoding biotin transporter BioY, translating into MSNASEWSTGSRLSQTARVALIIVGGTALMTLAAKVQIPFWPVPMTLHTLAVMLFAVTLGPRLALSIFVAYLAAGAAGLPVFSGSPERGIGLAYMAGPTGGYLAGYLVATGLVGTLAAGRGIVGRLLAMLAGLVPIYALGLAWLALYVPADKLIALGLAPFILGDIVKVALVAAGCTAVPATLARFKGPAA; encoded by the coding sequence ATGAGCAACGCATCCGAATGGTCGACCGGAAGCCGCCTGTCGCAGACGGCCCGCGTGGCACTGATCATCGTCGGTGGCACGGCGCTGATGACGCTGGCCGCCAAGGTTCAGATCCCCTTCTGGCCGGTGCCGATGACGCTGCATACGCTCGCGGTGATGCTGTTCGCCGTCACCCTCGGCCCGCGCCTCGCGCTGTCGATCTTCGTGGCCTACCTCGCAGCGGGGGCCGCCGGCCTGCCGGTGTTCTCCGGCTCGCCCGAACGCGGCATCGGCCTTGCCTACATGGCCGGCCCCACCGGCGGCTATCTCGCCGGCTACCTCGTCGCCACCGGACTGGTGGGCACGCTGGCCGCCGGTCGGGGCATCGTGGGCCGCCTGCTCGCCATGCTGGCCGGCCTCGTGCCGATCTACGCGCTCGGCCTTGCCTGGCTCGCGCTCTACGTGCCGGCCGACAAGCTGATCGCGCTGGGCCTCGCGCCATTCATCCTCGGCGATATCGTCAAGGTGGCGCTGGTGGCGGCCGGATGCACGGCCGTGCCGGCCACGCTCGCCCGCTTCAAGGGGCCGGCCGCGTGA
- a CDS encoding GntR family transcriptional regulator: MSTAKSEPISARISKTLAERIISGAIEAGSRLRQDHVAEEFGASHVPVREAFRLLESQGLVVSEPRRGVRVAGFSREEVREVSEMRASLEALALRNAFPHMTKAILDQAEDANRAGDRARDVYAWEEANRAFHRIILTPCGMPRLLKAIDDLQTASARFLFSGWRAEWEAPTDRDHRAILDALRAGQADTAAAVLARHVRTVGRKEPK, from the coding sequence ATGAGCACCGCCAAATCAGAGCCCATCTCCGCGCGGATCAGCAAGACGCTGGCCGAGCGGATCATTTCCGGCGCCATTGAGGCCGGTAGCCGCCTTCGGCAGGACCATGTGGCCGAGGAATTCGGGGCCAGCCATGTGCCGGTTCGCGAAGCATTTCGCCTGTTGGAGTCGCAGGGGCTGGTGGTGAGCGAGCCGCGCCGGGGTGTGCGGGTGGCCGGCTTCAGCCGCGAGGAGGTACGCGAGGTGTCGGAAATGCGGGCGTCGCTGGAGGCGCTGGCGCTGCGTAACGCCTTCCCGCATATGACGAAAGCCATTCTCGATCAGGCTGAGGACGCCAACCGGGCTGGCGATCGGGCGCGCGACGTCTACGCCTGGGAAGAGGCCAACCGCGCGTTCCACCGCATCATCCTGACGCCCTGCGGCATGCCGCGTCTCCTAAAGGCGATCGACGACTTGCAGACCGCCAGCGCTCGCTTCCTGTTCTCCGGCTGGCGGGCCGAATGGGAAGCCCCCACCGACCGCGATCATCGCGCCATCCTTGATGCGCTCAGGGCCGGACAGGCCGACACAGCCGCCGCCGTGCTGGCTCGGCACGTGCGGACGGTGGGTCGCAAAGAGCCGAAATAG
- a CDS encoding methyltransferase domain-containing protein, with protein sequence MPPSCGRPTPARRSMWWSLALEEAALEEGAFDLGICAAAFHWLDEDATLQKVARLLRPDPFHDATSDLLSGFDIPPDGERGIPFGLDAEVRSTALKRCGAFDVVEQRIVPWQMVLTVDQTVAL encoded by the coding sequence TTGCCGCCTTCCTGCGGGCGGCCAACCCCGGCCCGGCGCTCGATGTGGTGGTCGCTCGCGCTCGAGGAAGCGGCGCTGGAAGAGGGCGCCTTCGACCTCGGCATCTGCGCCGCCGCCTTCCATTGGCTCGACGAAGACGCGACGCTCCAGAAGGTGGCGCGGCTGCTCCGCCCCGATCCGTTCCATGACGCAACGAGCGACTTGCTCTCCGGCTTCGACATCCCTCCGGACGGCGAACGCGGTATCCCCTTCGGCCTCGACGCGGAAGTCCGAAGTACCGCCCTCAAGCGCTGCGGCGCCTTTGATGTCGTGGAGCAGAGGATTGTGCCGTGGCAAATGGTGCTAACCGTCGATCAGACGGTGGCCCTCTAG
- a CDS encoding macro domain-containing protein, with protein sequence MTYVRTSLFDSPAQTLVNTVNVVGVMGKGIALEFKERYPDMFRAYKKLCDSHSLDIGKLHLWRASDHWVLNFPTKTTWRQPSKLEYIEAGLEVFQRSYKAMGIASVSFPPLGCGNGNLDWRDVRPLMERYLARIEIPVYVHDRQVPQTFIAEHQLPEEKRVPISFNEFTHDIMFRIERSRNFSTLRNTSEFVARWVEDGNIIIERSTGRSEIIDRELIEAAWSALQNGMLTADQFADEPSKKLKSYLFPILASLPYVKVAEISKPGWLEGSQGHALYISRDDRKSGAQMDAVSSGSGEQACLSL encoded by the coding sequence TTGACATATGTTCGAACCAGCCTTTTTGATTCTCCAGCTCAAACGTTGGTCAACACGGTCAACGTCGTAGGAGTTATGGGAAAAGGCATCGCACTTGAGTTTAAAGAGCGTTATCCAGATATGTTCAGGGCTTATAAGAAGCTCTGCGATAGCCATTCGTTGGACATTGGGAAGCTCCATCTCTGGCGCGCCTCAGATCATTGGGTTCTAAATTTTCCCACCAAAACAACTTGGCGCCAGCCTTCTAAGCTTGAATATATTGAAGCTGGACTAGAGGTCTTTCAACGCTCCTACAAGGCGATGGGTATCGCATCGGTATCCTTTCCTCCTTTAGGTTGTGGTAATGGTAACTTAGACTGGCGCGATGTACGGCCTCTAATGGAGCGTTATTTGGCTAGGATCGAAATACCCGTTTATGTGCACGATCGACAAGTTCCTCAAACATTTATTGCCGAGCATCAGCTTCCTGAAGAAAAGCGTGTTCCGATTAGTTTTAATGAGTTTACGCATGATATTATGTTTAGGATTGAACGTAGCAGAAACTTCTCCACTTTGAGAAACACATCTGAGTTTGTTGCTCGCTGGGTGGAAGACGGAAATATTATAATCGAAAGATCAACTGGTCGCAGCGAAATTATAGATCGTGAGTTGATAGAGGCGGCTTGGTCAGCTTTACAGAATGGCATGCTTACGGCGGATCAGTTCGCGGATGAACCTTCTAAGAAGTTAAAATCTTATCTCTTTCCTATTCTTGCTTCCTTACCTTATGTAAAGGTCGCGGAGATTAGTAAGCCAGGCTGGCTAGAGGGAAGCCAAGGGCACGCATTATATATTAGTCGTGATGACCGAAAGAGTGGGGCACAGATGGATGCTGTGTCTTCAGGATCTGGGGAGCAGGCGTGCCTATCACTCTAG